In a genomic window of Suricata suricatta isolate VVHF042 chromosome 12, meerkat_22Aug2017_6uvM2_HiC, whole genome shotgun sequence:
- the LOC115274839 gene encoding dolichol-phosphate mannosyltransferase subunit 3-like — protein sequence MTKLAQWLWGLALLGCTWAALATGALGLELPPSCREVLWPLPAYLLVAAGCYALGTVGYRVDTFHDCEDAARELQSQIREARADLARRGLRF from the coding sequence ATGACGAAGTTAGCGCAGTGGCTTTGGGGATTGGCGCTCCTGGGCTGCACCTGGGCTGCTCTGGCCACGGGCGCCCTGGGCCTGGAGCTGCCGCCGTCATGCCGGGAGGTCCTGTGGCCGCTGCCGGCCTACCTGCTGGTGGCCGCCGGCTGCTACGCCCTGGGCACCGTGGGCTACCGCGTGGACACGTTCCACGACTGTGAGGACGCCGCCCGAGAGCTGCAGAGCCAGATCCGGGAGGCGCGCGCCGACCTTGCCCGCAGGGGGCTGCGCTTCTGA